A region from the Candidatus Electrothrix scaldis genome encodes:
- a CDS encoding potassium channel protein, whose product MRKYILFVGPLLMFLVIGPVGYIFLEGTPFIDGLYLTMITISTVGYGDIVPTTPAGRLFTVLLIFSGVGYVMYMFSQITEAMVEGGLQRFVEKRKMHKKMTRLQDHYIICGFGRIGQEICAILRENYRSFVVIENEDEVIREIDQLGYIVLKGDASDDEVLEQAGIKQARGLVAVVSTDADNLYITLTARGINPGLFILTRSSGTPGVAKKLERAGATKVISPYSIGARRMAQLIVRPTVVDFLDLAMQARELGLCMEELLITEHSSLVDKTLMQSGLRKKYDIIVVAIKRPGMSMIFNPGPDSKIQDGDILIVLGDNQQISALEKTL is encoded by the coding sequence ATGCGAAAATATATTTTATTTGTCGGCCCGCTGCTGATGTTTTTGGTGATTGGTCCGGTTGGGTATATATTTTTGGAGGGAACTCCATTTATTGACGGACTGTACCTGACCATGATAACCATCAGTACTGTCGGATACGGAGATATTGTTCCAACCACTCCGGCTGGTCGGCTGTTTACGGTGCTGCTGATTTTTTCCGGGGTGGGCTATGTTATGTATATGTTCAGCCAGATCACCGAGGCAATGGTCGAAGGCGGGCTGCAACGATTTGTTGAGAAAAGAAAAATGCATAAAAAAATGACAAGGCTGCAAGATCATTACATCATTTGTGGGTTCGGGCGTATCGGCCAGGAGATCTGTGCCATTCTCCGGGAGAATTACCGTTCTTTTGTGGTGATTGAAAATGAAGACGAGGTGATTCGAGAAATTGATCAGCTCGGGTACATTGTCCTGAAGGGCGATGCCTCGGATGACGAGGTTTTGGAGCAGGCAGGTATTAAGCAGGCCCGTGGGCTGGTGGCGGTGGTCTCTACGGATGCAGATAATCTCTATATAACCTTGACGGCACGGGGGATTAATCCCGGTCTGTTCATCCTGACCCGCTCCAGCGGTACCCCTGGTGTTGCCAAAAAGTTGGAGCGGGCAGGGGCCACTAAGGTGATTTCTCCTTATTCCATTGGGGCCCGCAGGATGGCCCAGCTCATTGTTCGGCCCACTGTGGTGGACTTTCTTGATCTTGCCATGCAGGCCCGGGAGCTGGGACTCTGTATGGAGGAACTCTTGATTACAGAACATTCCTCGCTTGTCGACAAAACTCTGATGCAATCCGGGCTCAGGAAAAAATACGATATCATTGTGGTTGCCATTAAACGGCCTGGCATGTCAATGATTTTTAATCCCGGCCCGGACAGCAAAATTCAGGATGGTGATATTCTTATTGTCCTTGGCGATAATCAGCAGATCTCCGCCCTGGAGAAAACCCTGTAG